Part of the Zonotrichia albicollis isolate bZonAlb1 unplaced genomic scaffold, bZonAlb1.hap1 Scaffold_254, whole genome shotgun sequence genome is shown below.
agccccagcaaatgtccaacagcagctccatcaggcacttcctcctgctggcattggcagacacgcggcagctgcagctcctgcacttctgcctcttgctgggcatctccctggctgccctcctgggcaacggcctcatcatcagcgccattGCCTGTgaccaccacctgcacacgcccatgttcttcttcctgctcaacctggccctcactgacctgggctccatctgcaccactgtccccaaagccatgcacaattccctctgggacaccaggaacatctcctacaaaggatgtgctgcccaagtatttctgttttttttttttcttgcaacagAGATTtgcctcctgaccatcatgtgctacgaccgctacgtgtccatctgcaaacccctgcactacgggaccctcctgggcagcagagcttgtgcctacatggcagcagctgcctgggccagtggctttctcaatgctctcatgcacacggccaatacattttccatgcccctgtgccatgggaatgccctgggccagttcttctgtgaaatcccacagatcctcaaactctcttgctccaaatcctaccttAGGGAATTTGGGCTGCTTGCTGTTAGTGCCTGTTTatcatttggttgttttgtgttcatggttttctcctatgtgcagatcttcagggctgtgctgaggatcccctctgagcagggacggcacaaagccttttccacctgcctccctcacctggccgtggtctctctGTTCTATAGCACTGGCacatttgcctacctgaagcccccctccaagtcttccccatccctggatgtggt
Proteins encoded:
- the LOC141727847 gene encoding LOW QUALITY PROTEIN: olfactory receptor 14A16-like (The sequence of the model RefSeq protein was modified relative to this genomic sequence to represent the inferred CDS: substituted 1 base at 1 genomic stop codon), whose translation is MALILVTGISSNSSLSYIPXTGPHVQPQQMSNSSSIRHFLLLALADTRQLQLLHFCLLLGISLAALLGNGLIISAIACDHHLHTPMFFFLLNLALTDLGSICTTVPKAMHNSLWDTRNISYKGCAAQVFLFFFFLATEICLLTIMCYDRYVSICKPLHYGTLLGSRACAYMAAAAWASGFLNALMHTANTFSMPLCHGNALGQFFCEIPQILKLSCSKSYLREFGLLAVSACLSFGCFVFMVFSYVQIFRAVLRIPSEQGRHKAFSTCLPHLAVVSLFYSTGTFAYLKPPSKSSPSLDVVLSVLYSVVPPALNPLIYSLRNQELNAAVWRLMTRWFQEH